TCTTGGTGATGGACAGGATTGAGAGTATCTTCTTTTGTGGAGGAGCAAGTGGCATTGGAGATGTGGTGAGCTTTTCTACTTGGTTGGCACATCACATGATATGCTTCATTGGAATCTTGGACTGTCACTATCAGTAAGAATGAGCTATTTAATTGACCAAAATGATGAGCATTGGGTAAAGAGATTTTACACAcacacaagtatatatatatatatatatatatatatatatatatatatatatatatatatatatatatatatattctcctgTTAACATCCATCCAAAAATCCTTATATTAATCAATACTAGTCACAGATAAAATAGCTAATCTGAGATAAGAAAAGAATATAAAACATCTAAAATGCTTATTCTTGATGGATTTTAAAAAGACATTAATGCCAACACTCAACTGACAAAGGTTAATTAGAAAAACATAAGTATGCACCGTTTTTTAaggaaaatatatgcaagttttttgtcCCAAGAATAAAATGGGAATTAGCTCCGGCCATCTTCTGCAAATAAATCAAGGCTCTTTgatgagtttttttttcttctgtttcaTGCCTtgggtttttctttttatttttatgggcAAAACTAGGAAAGAAACAATTGACCAGCCCGGTTGGTATCCACCTTCCGACCAAATAATTCGGTCGTCACGGTGAACCATTCTCCGGTCTCCATCATTGGGTCCATCACCATGACGGTGCCTGTCATAGAGGTCCCATCTTATCTGTCAACGTACAATTCCAACTCTGACCGTAGACCAGCTGGTCTGGCTCGGGTCATTTCTGATTTGAATCGATGTACTTACCGTTCAAACTTCGATATGAGTACGAGGAATCTGATTCATTAGTAGTAACACGAAGATTTAGCTCATCAAAACAATGGTTAATATACACAGAAATATGCATAGAAAAATTGTGgtgttacaaagctggacctgttGCAATGTTCAGCAACCCAAGATCTTCCACAGCTCGAACCTGTTCCTCGCGCCTGAGGAAGACACGTAAATAAGCAATAAGAGATCGATAAGAGAGAGGACAGATTCGATGGCACAACCCATGAGACAAGACTTGATTCTTTTAGAGCTATCCAACAGGTTGTCCGATATCACATCATCACCAACATATGCAGGTCTTAGTGTGCACACATAGAAGTACTAAACTCCAATGACGGAGAGAAACTAAAAAAAATCCTCAGCCATGCATTTGGAAGAGATAATATTACCTTGGGATGATACGTGTTCAAATGTTCTGTAATAGGATCTAATATCTAGTCGACATCAACTTTGACAAACACCAGGGAACATAAATGGAAAGAGATGCATACCCACTCGGCGAGAAGGCCAGAGATTTGTGTGGTACCTGACACAATCTACTCCTTGAAAGCATGATTCATACTTGGGCGTGGCTTTGATGCTTTCTCCCATTGGTCCTTGTGCCTTCCTGCTCCTCCATGTCCTCCATGCAAGTGTGCAGAGCAAGCAGCCACCAGCGACCCGCCGCCCCGCTTTTCTCTCTGTAAAAGCCAAGATGATAACATTAAGATGCCATTCCAGTAACAATAATACATGCCAATGCACAATGTTGTATACAGAGGAATAAAGCAGTTGATAATTGAGTTCATAATTGTTTATGTTGCTGCTGTTTGCAAATCCTTGCTCTTTAGTATGCATTTATGGGGAGTCGATTATATCAAACCTCAATCTATGGCAACTAGTTAACAGCTTAGAGAACTGGTTGTCTGCTGCCTATAATCTATGTCTAATGCTAAGTGGAAGATTAGCAGGACTCAAATAATTCAGTGTTCTGGCCAGATCAGTGCACATGACTAGAAGAGATAAACTCATACCCCTTGTTCTGATGCATTAGATCTGAATCTATACCGTGCAGAATCTTAATCAGTGACtgtataataaaaaaaacatgcCAAAGAAAATAAGGGAACATACACTTTTCCATGTAAAcccattttttataaatattatagaaCATACCCTTGTCCAGATGCCTTCTAACCCGATATATGAAAGGATGCATGAATGCAGCATAGAGTTAGAAGCAGGCAACAAAGTTTATCAAATCTTTACATGTGAAGATACATGAAATTATTCCTCTCTGAACTTGTGAAAGTATATCCGAGTAACAAAGAAAACATTCTAGAGcaaatattataaagaaaaaacTACTAATATTTTCGGATCAGCCAAACATACGCAACTGATTATTGGGAGACACTTAGGTAATTGATGGCACCCATGAGAAGGATTGAAGACACAAGTTGCCTCCAATGACGAAGAGGTGTATAGCTCAAAGGAAAGAAACTACATGGAGGAGATCCAGCAAGGTTGCCCAGGGTCAAATTGCTTCCATCAAGATGCACATGTGTAACTTTCTTCTGCTTGACTAAAATCTCCCGATTCTTTTTTCactcttttgaataatgttttcgTTACCTTTTCTTTTATTGCTTCACATCAGCTTATTTTATGGGTTTTGGTCTGTTGTAGATCAATATCCATTTGCAGTATTGGGTGAGACACAAGCAGTTTTAAATAGCATAATATTTAACAAACAGGCGTGTGTTATTTATAACTCAGTGTAGCTTGTAATGGTTTAATATCCATAAGATATTTGGACAATGGCAAAATCTTTCAACAAGCTTTGACGACATAAAGGTTGGATAAGAAATGGCTAAAGTTACAAAACTTCTACATGGCCGTTTTGATTAGTGAGGACTTAAGTTTCTAGGGTTAAATAACACTTTTGAATAGAATCATTCTATAAGTTCCAAAGCATAACATAAATTAAGGTCTGCAGATTATTTTTTTCAATCCTAACATAGTAGTTATCTCAGTATCTCTTTTGAGAAACAGCCAATGAGAATGGGAAGGCGTAAACAGATATAGATAAAAATACTCACTACACTGTCATACTTTGAAGCATCTAAAGCAAACAAGACAATTTAGTAATTAGGTGAAAGACAAAAGCATTTCTAAAGTGGAACAGGAACTGAAGAAATTTGCTTTGTATGTACAGAATTGTGACAAGATGAGACCATCATGTATGAAAACATTTAATGTAAGAAAACAAGAAACAACAATGTTTTATATACGTACAATGTACTCTAGACTGAAGCTAAAGGGAAAGTTTTTCTCATACCACTGCTACAGACCATATTTGTCCGGGGAGCCTTTGTGAAGGCAATCAGCTCCTTCCTGCAGAAAGATTCTGTCCTCTTGAATTTGTCCCCTTCTCTACTCTTTTGCTTCTCTCCCGTCCGTCAGGGTCATATCCCCCTCACAGCAGCCCCCATTCGAGGCTGCAGGGGCTGAATACATGGTGTTCACAGTTGAACCTGCCTGTATACTCTTCAAAATTGTCATCACCTCTAGCATTGTGGGTCGCCTCAGCGGCCTATCATCGAGGCAGGCACAAGCAATCTTAAGGTGCTCTAATAACTCCAGCTCCAGGTGCGGGTCCTCCTGCAGTAGCTCTGGGTCAAATACATCACTTATTCTGAGCTTTGAGTGCTGCTTCACCCACCCCACCAAATTGTTGTCTCCAAAGTCTGTGGAGCCTGTCGACCGTCTTCCAGTGAGCAGCTCGAGCAAGACAACACCATAGCTGTAAACATCGCCATTGGTGGTGCATCGAAAGCTCTGATAGTATTCGGGTGGGACATAGCCAGGTGTACCTGCTAGTGCAGACACACTCAAGTGTGTGTCCACTGCACTCATCTGTCTCGCCATGCCAAAATCTGAGACCCGGGCTTCCAAGCTGTCATCAAGAAGAACATTGCTGGACTTCATATCTCTGTGAATTATGTGAGGAATGCAGTCATGGTGTAAGAATGCTAAACCTCTGGCTGCCCCCAGAGCAATTATCCTCCTCGCTGCCCAATTCAGCTTGATTTTTACCTTATTGCATTCATGCAACACATCTTCTAGGCTCCCATATTTCATGTACTCATAGACCAAAAGCCGCTCTTCTGCAACTTTGCAGTAGCCCAGAAGGGAAACCAGGTTGCAGTGCTTGATCTTCCCAATGGTCTCCATCTCAGCTGTGAACTCTCGATCACCTTGCCCACTCACATGTTTCAATTTCTTGATGGCAACAACAGTACCATCCTTCAGCTGGGCTCTGTAAACATCACCAAATCCACCAGAACCTATCAGGAAGTCATTGTGGAAGCCATTGGTTGCCTCAACCAGATCCACAAAAGAGAGATTCTTGAGAGGCATCTCAAATGTGGAAAGGTTGATAGCCAATGCATCCTTGGTGGCAGTCAGCTTCCAGTTCAAACTGGTGGTGTTTGAGGGAGATCGGCTATCAAAATAAATGTCCCTTGAGCAGTTACTGTTGTCTTTCTCCTTTCGCCTCTTCTTTGTCTCAATTATGATTATGGCTAGACCAAAAATGCAGAACAGGGAGAAAAGCAATCCCATTGCAATGCTCCCGGCAAGAGAGGCTTGACCATGGTGAGACCTCCCGTGTTGAGTGCTTGATTTAGGCCCAGCAAGGTCCTTGCAAGACGGGAGAGGAAACCCACAGAGGCCTGAATTGTTCTCGTAGCGGTACCGGGGGAAGGTCGCCAGCTGACCTAGTTCAGGAATAGACCCATTGAGCTTATTGTTTGAGAGATCAATCTCGGACAACATTGCAAGGCCGGAGAACGACGGTGGAATCGGCCCCTCAAGAGCATTATGAGAGAGATCCAACCCTGCAGCATACCGCAAGCTCCCCAATTCTGGTGGTATCGGACCAGAGAGCATATTGTGGCCCAAGTTCAAGATCAGAAGGTGGTACATGCTGCCGAACTTTTTGGGGATCTCTCCACTGAGCTGATTGTAAGAGAGATCGAGAAAGAGCATCGAGCCATTATTATTGAAGGTATACTGGGTAATCCCCTTGTAGACCCTCGTGAAGTTACAAAACTGTCGGCTGGGCAATCGATCGAGGTCCTCTGGTCGGATCCCGCCAAACTCGAGTAGATTGCCTGTTCCACGGCATCCACTGGTGCCATCGTTCTTCAGATACACATAAGGCTCACCAGTGACTAAGCCCACCGCAATCTTGCCAGACTGGTCGGCCAGGGCTGGGGGAATCGATCCATTGAGCTGGTTGTTGCTGAGGTCCAGCCATATCAAGCTCCTGCAATCCCCGAGGTCAGGAGGGATCGAACCGGAGAAGGAGTTGTTGCCGAGCTTGAGAATGGCCAAATTGCGAAGCTGGCCAATCCATGAGGGGATCGATCCGCTCAGGCGGTTGCTCGACAGAGAGAGCCAATTCAAGCTAGTGCAATTGACAAGGTTGGCAGGGATCGACCCAGTGAGGTCATTGTTGTCAAGGATGAGGTTCTTGAGGGTTCGGATATTGGAAAGTTCCGGTGGGATCTCACCCTCCAGCAAATTCTGccacatgatgagatcacaaagcGAAGGGAGCAAGCCGAGCGTGGAAGGAATGGCTCCGCCAATGTAATTGAGGCTGACATCCAGGGAGACGAGCTTGGTGCAATTGCTCAGCGACTCTGGGATGCGGCCAGTGAGCTGGTTGTTCTGTAAGTAGAGCGTCTCCAAGCCGAAGATTGGGCTCGGGCACAACTCCGAGGGGATCGATCCCGTCAAGGAGTTGGAGCTGAGGTCGAGCACTTCGAGCATCGGCATCTTGGTGATCAAGTCGCCGAGGCTGCCGGTGAGATTGTTGAAGGCGAGCTCAAGGGTCTTGAGATGCGGCATCGAGATGAGGGTTTCAAGGGGTAACTCGCCGGAGAAGTTGTTGTTGGAAAGACTGAGAGAGACCAAGGAAGTGCAGGAGGAGAGGTCGGAGGGGAGGGTACCGGTGAAGTGGTTGGAGGAGAGATTCAAGTAGGTCAAGCTCCGACAGCCACTGAAGACCCCGACGCTGATCTCGCCGGAGAGGCCGCTCATCGAAAGGTCCAGGTGCTGAAGGTAGGAGCAGTTGGGAATGGCCGGAATCCCGTCGGAAAAGCGGTTCCCGGCCAGGTCGAGGCGGCGGACAGAGCCCAGGTTGGAGAGGAGCCACCGGAGTTCGTCCTCTCTGGAGACCTTGTTGAAGGAGAGGTCGAGCGTCTCGATCTCGAACCCGACGACGGCATGACCATCTTTCACTGCAGCAGTCGGCAGAACCCCGACGGAGTTGCCAGAGAGATTGAGCGATCTCAGCCCGGGGCAAGCCGCGGCGAGAGAGGAGATCTCGGCGAGGGAACCCCAGAGGCCGTTGCCGGAGAGATCGATGTCGGAGAGCCTGCCGCCGCACCGGCCACCGTCAAGGGCCCCAGTGAGGTTCACAGCACGTAGGGAGAGGCTTTCGAGGCCACCGAGGGCGAGGATCGAGGACGACACAGCGCGGAAGTCGGCGCCGAGTGAGACGCCCTGCAGCACGACACCTGAGACGCGGCCGCCGGGACTACAGATGACGCCGGAAAAGGAGCAGGGGCCACCGCCGAGGTGGTCCCAGCTGGGGAGCAGCTGAGGGTTGGCGACCGCGGCCTTGAATGACATCAGGAGCTCCAAATCGCCAGCGTCGCCCGACCCGAAGGCGATGcctaggaagcagagaaggcacgcGAGGCAGAAAaagaaggcggaggaggaggagcgtcGGCGTTCTCGACCCGCCATGGTGCCGGATAGGGTCTCGCTAGGGTTTGGTTTCCGCCATCGGTCACGCTATCCGCACTCGCGCAGGTGCTCAGAGACCAGCAGTCAAACACAGTCGAGAGGAAGTGGACGTGGTATTCTTTctatataaaaaaagaagaacaaCGCTTGGCCACTTTTCTGCGGGCCACCCGTGTGACATACCTGCTTTTTCGGTGGAGGTTGTGTTATGCCTACGCAGTGGGTCCCGCATCGTGATTAGACGGACCGTAAAGGCACCTGTGCGGGACCACGACCGGGGGACTTACACGGCCCGATCCGAAGTCACGTGCGCTCCGAGGAGCCCAGCCCATGTTCGCATGCGCCGATCATGGCCGTTCAAACCGACTCGATCGAGGATTATACGGTGATTCGGAGTTCTGATGAAATTACCCTTAATATTATGGGCCATTATATGATATGTGTTAAGTCCGTGAGGGACGTTTTGGTCATATAAAATAAGGTGGCCAACCATCACCGCGATCTCGACCGTCGGTCTTGGCGGGGAATTGGCGAACCAACGGTGATGAGAAGACTTTAACGGCTAGGGAAAGAATTTAAATATGTCTAATAATTGTTTTTAATTTAAACTAGTGAATAAACGtttatgaatatatattttttagagaaATTTAAGGAATATATATTCATATGCAataatcttaatattttcatgaatATTTATGTCATCCAAACTTTTCAAAGGTAATTACTTCATATTCAAATTTAACATATCAAATCAAGAAGGATGGGTTGGGATGTCTTACGATCATCTAACTACGATGATAGTAAACAATTAATActtttgactatatatatatataatcttagtaaaaattataaaataatttaaaatatctataTAAAGACTTAAAATATGTCAAGAATATTTAATTATCTTATTGAAGATATCAATTAAAAGCTTTAtgtcaatctaattttagatGTTGTTTGTTGAAAAAAAATCTTCAAtctaatttataattatatttatctctCGATAAAACAAGGGATGACGGTATACATGAGAGGGTGTCACGAtcaggcctgatgggctaactggcctatcaacttcatttggtctaaatcactaaccaaaatatttaaactgaaattgatagtaatacactcatcgtatccttataaatcaattttaattttatccCCTCTCGACGTAGAATTAATCAGGAGTTACAACCCCTCCGCACAAGTCCAGACAAGTATTCTTTGACTTGCAGCCTGTTCTGCTGGAATCCAAGAGTACTATATCTGCCAGAAAATTGAGCACAAGGAACCCCACTTTTCAATGCAACAGTTGATGTTTTGTCCAAGAGCAATTCATGAGTCTTGGAAGTTTGTGGAGCTTTCTCCCTCTCCAAAGAGCTCATGGATGAGCATGGAAGCTTCCTTGTTGTAAAAGATCAGTGAAACACTAACATGTCATCTGTAATCTCTGCATAAGATCACAGCATTATGCATTGCTTAGTAACAACACTAATTACTGAAAGGTAACATAATGTAATGGCTTCTTTGGATAGGAACAAGCAATAGGAGTATGCCTTAAATCATAGTCCATTTAAAGCCTTTACAGTCAAATTCTCATAGCAACATATAGGAAATGTTTACCTCTATCAAGACATCAattcaatataaaatattattttttattcatatccTAAAATAGTTTTTTCAACTGGATCAATTATAAAAGGTTTATCATATTACAATAATTGATGTCACATTGAttattcataatttttattttattctattattaacttaagcatcagagATATCACATCAAGAATCATATTTGACCTTAGTCTTCAACATCGGGTTGAATATTTAAGATTCTCTTAATCGTTTCTAAAGACTTCTTGTCTATGCGAGTTTAAATCAAATCAAGTTAATCAAACTATCATCAATATCactcatatttttttaatcaaacattAATATTTAAACATGTGACATGAATGATTTATTAGGCAGCATTGTTACATAAAACCAGAACAAGATATTAACTATCAACTGgtccacaaaagaaaaaaaagaataagagaaCCATCAAAATTATACTACACAACATAAAGAATTTTATCTTATTGTGATCCTCAAGCAACATATTTAAGAGTAGGCTGTGCTGAATCTAATCCTGCAAAATTCATTAAAGAATAAGTAAACTGTTGCAAGATCCAATTAGTGTTTGGCATCTCTCCAAGCTACATTGGTAGACTGGAGACCTCTTAGGCCTTGGTGGACTATACAACTATGAGCTGAGGAGTAGCAGTTGACTTTTCCTGCAATGATTCACCATAAACAAATAACTTACTCATGTAGCAATCTTTATCATTATCAGACTTCTAAAGAAGCATGATCAGGTCATTCTTATAGATAGTATCTTGCGTGTTGCAGATGGAAATCAGAAACACTTCATGTTTCCAACCTTCTTCAAGTAGCAgtaagaatctctctctctctctctctctctctctctctctctctctctctctctctctctctctctctgtctctctggtAGGGCTACTGCACCAGAAGATGAGCAACAGAGAGGAAGCCATGGTGGATGACGAGAGGAGGAAGCAGAAGCCAGGGTTGATAAGACGAGGGTGGTCGAGTGGCCAGATTAAGAGCTTCGCTGCGCTCTCCAGTAGCCTCCTTCCGGCCTTCGGAGCTGGCGTTGATGGAAACTACCCTGACatcaagaaatatatcattgcacCGTATGATCCCCGTTACAGGTCAAGAagaccactctctctctctctctctctctctctcatttcgcTTCCTCCCTTGTTCGTCATCGAGTGTGAAACAAGTTCTTGATTCCTTGGGACAGATGGTGGCAGATGTTTCTGATCGTGCTGGTGTTCTACTCAGCATGGGCGTCGCCGTTGGAGCTGGCGTTTCCACAGGTGAGCTCGGGCTCGCTCCTCGTCGTCGACCTCGTCGTCGACGTGTTCTTCGGCGTCGACATCGTCGTCTCCTTCTCCGTCGCCTACTTCAACAGCTCCACGTACCTCCTCGTAGACGACCGGAGAAAGATAGCAAAGAGGTGCACTTGCGTGCACATAGAATCTGAATCTCCTCATCTTCAAGCTCAACAAGACAGCCATGtccacctctctctctttctctctctaatcaAACTGATCATCTCATCTTCTTGTGTGCTACAGATACTTGACACGGCCATGGTTTGTGATGGACGTGGCATCTACCATCCCCTTCCATATCATATACCGAATCATCACCGGTAGAGGGAACGGTGGGTCGGTCTTTGGAGTCGTGAATCTGCTCCGGCTGTGGCGGCTCCGGCGGGCAAGCAAGCTGTTCGCAAGGTAAGCTCTCAATCGTCACTTCCTCTACGTAATATTCTAATCTCCGGTAGGCCATAAACATGAAACTAGGGAATCTTCAGATACAAAGAACAAGTCCTTAGATTTCTCTTGGCAAAATGAAAATCTAACATGATAATACACAAAATCCATTGTGATCTCCTCTGTGGCCTCCATTCATTGATTTGCTTATGATCTCCTGCTGTTCCCTGACAAAACAATGATGGGTAAGTGTTGTGCAAATGATGGACGGCAGAGCTCGTCCAAAAGGAACCTAATTATCTCATAAACTAAACCAAATTCCTTGTCCCATCCATTGTGAACTTGGATTAAAGCATGTCATATGAAGATCACATTATGCAGCAAATCCAATATTTTAGTTCACAATCTACTAATGGCACCAACTGCTGACAGACCTTCATATTCAATGACCAAATGGCCATAAGGTGATGTTTTCATCTCTTTTTTGTTTGACACATGAATATTTCTATCGACGAACAAATATGTTGTATTTTCTTTGATGTTAGAATTACTATTGTCGTTTGAAATAGATTGTTAATTCTCATTCATCTTTCTCGTACCAAATGATGTATTGCAGGCTGGAGAAGGACATTCGATTCAGCTACTTCTGGACAAGATACGTGAAGCTCATCTGCGTAAGCTCATCTGCATGCCACGCATGGAATCCGCATGAGTTGGGGTCTTTTGGGCCacgttgtcttcttcttcttcttcctggcgCAGGTGACACTGTTCGCGGTGCACTCATCGGCTTGCGTGTATTACTGGATGGCCATCCACTACCGGGTGAAGGAGAAGACGTGGATCGGCAGCCTGATTCCGGATTTCCAAGAGCGAAGCATATGGCTGGGCTACACCTACGCCGTTTACTGGTCCATCACCACCCTCACAACTGTCGGCTACGGCGACTTGCACGCCTGGAACACCGGCGAGAAGGTGTTCACCATCTTCCTCATGCTCTTCAACATCGGCCTCACCGCCTACCTCATCGGCAACATGACCAACCTCATCGTCCACGCCGCCACCCGCACCTTCCTCATGGTACCCGCCGGTCCTGCTTCCTCTTCATCCTCCCCTGCTGCTCCGTGTCGATCTTTTGATGCTGGCATGCACGCAGAGGGACACCATTCATCGAGTTTCGCGGTTCGCGAGCAAGCACCGGCTGCCGGACGGCCTGCGGGAGCAGACGATGGCACACCTACAGCTCCGGTTCAAGACGATGGAGTTGCAGCAGGAAGAGGTGATCGCGGACCTGCCCAAGGCGATCAGATCCACCATCGCCCAGCACCTCTTCCGGCGCACCGTGGAAGCCACGTACCTCTTCAAAGGAGTCTCACCGGAGTTCATAGTGCAGCTGGTAACCATCGTAATCTATCTGATACCACACATAATCAACACAAGCGAAGCTGATATGCTGTGACAGGTTTCAGAGATGAAAGCAGAGTACTTCCCTCCCAAAGTGGACATCATCATAGAGAACGAGATCCCCACGGACCTGTACATCATCGTCTCTGGCGCGGTGGTATGGCCAGAACACACACACTGCATCTGACATCTTGACCACTCCCTTCTTCTAATCTTGCAATCATGCAGGATGTCTTGACATCTAAGAATGGAGCAGAAAAGGTACGAGAGTTGCTGTCGGAGAATGAAGAACACACTTCTCTGATTCTTACATAGTGCAACTGATACAAGGTGAAACTTTTAGTTTCTGTCAACATTAGGTCCTGCAGATCTGGTAGGAGAAATTGGGGTAATCTTCAACATCCCACAGCCCTTTACGGTGCGAAGCAAGAGGCTTTCGCAGGTCGTTCGAATCAGTCATCGACATTTTATGCAGATTGTGCAGCCATATAACGCAGATGGGAAGAGAGTCTTATCCAACTTCATGCAGGTTTGGAGCTGGATATAGTGTATCGAAGAACATGTTGATTGAGTATTACTAGTTCTTGGTATTCTGTCATATTGATGAGCGTTTCAGACAGAGGAGGAACACCATCTTTTCTGACTTTTGAGGCTTTGATCATTTGCAGTTCCTCAAGGAGCTCAGCACAGACTTGATTGAAGAGGTAGCCTTTGTGCCAGAGTTGCTGAAGCAAATGAATGAGGTACATCACTCTATCAAACAGTAAGAAACATCAAACATAAGCATTTTATATGAAGACTATAAAATAGGATCATGAATTTTCGGCAACAGG
Above is a genomic segment from Musa acuminata AAA Group cultivar baxijiao chromosome BXJ3-4, Cavendish_Baxijiao_AAA, whole genome shotgun sequence containing:
- the LOC103970455 gene encoding potassium channel KAT4-like isoform X3; the encoded protein is MSNREEAMVDDERRKQKPGLIRRGWSSGQIKSFAALSSSLLPAFGAGVDGNYPDIKKYIIAPYDPRYRWWQMFLIVLVFYSAWASPLELAFPQVSSGSLLVVDLVVDVFFGVDIVVSFSVAYFNSSTYLLVDDRRKIAKRYLTRPWFVMDVASTIPFHIIYRIITGRGNGGSVFGVVNLLRLWRLRRASKLFARLEKDIRFSYFWTRYVKLICVTLFAVHSSACVYYWMAIHYRVKEKTWIGSLIPDFQERSIWLGYTYAVYWSITTLTTVGYGDLHAWNTGEKVFTIFLMLFNIGLTAYLIGNMTNLIVHAATRTFLMRDTIHRVSRFASKHRLPDGLREQTMAHLQLRFKTMELQQEEVIADLPKAIRSTIAQHLFRRTVEATYLFKGVSPEFIVQLVSEMKAEYFPPKVDIIIENEIPTDLYIIVSGAVDVLTSKNGAEKFLSTLGPADLVGEIGVIFNIPQPFTVRSKRLSQVVRISHRHFMQIVQPYNADGKRVLSNFMQFLKELSTDLIEEVAFVPELLKQMNEEGISEELQNLEASMSNDQETAAQEPLTAAYSSSSCDLDKRVTIHGHHPDETSKIGRHAAGKLIFLPDSMEELLKLAV
- the LOC103970544 gene encoding brassinosteroid LRR receptor kinase BRI1, with the protein product MAGRERRRSSSSAFFFCLACLLCFLGIAFGSGDAGDLELLMSFKAAVANPQLLPSWDHLGGGPCSFSGVICSPGGRVSGVVLQGVSLGADFRAVSSSILALGGLESLSLRAVNLTGALDGGRCGGRLSDIDLSGNGLWGSLAEISSLAAACPGLRSLNLSGNSVGVLPTAAVKDGHAVVGFEIETLDLSFNKVSREDELRWLLSNLGSVRRLDLAGNRFSDGIPAIPNCSYLQHLDLSMSGLSGEISVGVFSGCRSLTYLNLSSNHFTGTLPSDLSSCTSLVSLSLSNNNFSGELPLETLISMPHLKTLELAFNNLTGSLGDLITKMPMLEVLDLSSNSLTGSIPSELCPSPIFGLETLYLQNNQLTGRIPESLSNCTKLVSLDVSLNYIGGAIPSTLGLLPSLCDLIMWQNLLEGEIPPELSNIRTLKNLILDNNDLTGSIPANLVNCTSLNWLSLSSNRLSGSIPSWIGQLRNLAILKLGNNSFSGSIPPDLGDCRSLIWLDLSNNQLNGSIPPALADQSGKIAVGLVTGEPYVYLKNDGTSGCRGTGNLLEFGGIRPEDLDRLPSRQFCNFTRVYKGITQYTFNNNGSMLFLDLSYNQLSGEIPKKFGSMYHLLILNLGHNMLSGPIPPELGSLRYAAGLDLSHNALEGPIPPSFSGLAMLSEIDLSNNKLNGSIPELGQLATFPRYRYENNSGLCGFPLPSCKDLAGPKSSTQHGRSHHGQASLAGSIAMGLLFSLFCIFGLAIIIIETKKRRKEKDNSNCSRDIYFDSRSPSNTTSLNWKLTATKDALAINLSTFEMPLKNLSFVDLVEATNGFHNDFLIGSGGFGDVYRAQLKDGTVVAIKKLKHVSGQGDREFTAEMETIGKIKHCNLVSLLGYCKVAEERLLVYEYMKYGSLEDVLHECNKVKIKLNWAARRIIALGAARGLAFLHHDCIPHIIHRDMKSSNVLLDDSLEARVSDFGMARQMSAVDTHLSVSALAGTPGYVPPEYYQSFRCTTNGDVYSYGVVLLELLTGRRSTGSTDFGDNNLVGWVKQHSKLRISDVFDPELLQEDPHLELELLEHLKIACACLDDRPLRRPTMLEVMTILKSIQAGSTVNTMYSAPAASNGGCCEGDMTLTDGREAKE
- the LOC103970455 gene encoding potassium channel KAT4-like isoform X2 — protein: MSNREEAMVDDERRKQKPGLIRRGWSSGQIKSFAALSSSLLPAFGAGVDGNYPDIKKYIIAPYDPRYRWWQMFLIVLVFYSAWASPLELAFPQVSSGSLLVVDLVVDVFFGVDIVVSFSVAYFNSSTYLLVDDRRKIAKRYLTRPWFVMDVASTIPFHIIYRIITGRGNGGSVFGVVNLLRLWRLRRASKLFARLEKDIRFSYFWTRYVKLICVTLFAVHSSACVYYWMAIHYRVKEKTWIGSLIPDFQERSIWLGYTYAVYWSITTLTTVGYGDLHAWNTGEKVFTIFLMLFNIGLTAYLIGNMTNLIVHAATRTFLMRDTIHRVSRFASKHRLPDGLREQTMAHLQLRFKTMELQQEEVIADLPKAIRSTIAQHLFRRTVEATYLFKGVSPEFIVQLVSEMKAEYFPPKVDIIIENEIPTDLYIIVSGAVDVLTSKNGAEKFLSTLGPADLVGEIGVIFNIPQPFTVRSKRLSQVVRISHRHFMQIVQPYNADGKRVLSNFMQFLKELSTDLIEEVAFVPELLKQMNEEGISEELQNLEASMSNDQETAAQEPLTAAYSSSSCDLDKRVTIHGHHPDETSKIGRHAAGKLIFLPDSMEELLKLAEV
- the LOC103970455 gene encoding potassium channel KAT4-like isoform X1, which encodes MSNREEAMVDDERRKQKPGLIRRGWSSGQIKSFAALSSSLLPAFGAGVDGNYPDIKKYIIAPYDPRYRWWQMFLIVLVFYSAWASPLELAFPQVSSGSLLVVDLVVDVFFGVDIVVSFSVAYFNSSTYLLVDDRRKIAKRYLTRPWFVMDVASTIPFHIIYRIITGRGNGGSVFGVVNLLRLWRLRRASKLFARLEKDIRFSYFWTRYVKLICVTLFAVHSSACVYYWMAIHYRVKEKTWIGSLIPDFQERSIWLGYTYAVYWSITTLTTVGYGDLHAWNTGEKVFTIFLMLFNIGLTAYLIGNMTNLIVHAATRTFLMRDTIHRVSRFASKHRLPDGLREQTMAHLQLRFKTMELQQEEVIADLPKAIRSTIAQHLFRRTVEATYLFKGVSPEFIVQLVSEMKAEYFPPKVDIIIENEIPTDLYIIVSGAVDVLTSKNGAEKFLSTLGPADLVGEIGVIFNIPQPFTVRSKRLSQVVRISHRHFMQIVQPYNADGKRVLSNFMQFLKELSTDLIEEVAFVPELLKQMNEEGISEELQNLEASMSNDQETAAQEPLTAAYSSSSCDLDKRVTIHGHHPDETSKIGRHAAGKLIFLPDSMEELLKLAEKTFGMEARRVLAPDGAEIEEICTIRDNDHLFIC